From Streptomyces sp. TLI_053, a single genomic window includes:
- a CDS encoding roadblock/LC7 domain-containing protein, with translation MSQAAQNLNWLITNFVDNTPGVSHTVVVSADGLLLCMSEGFPRDRADQLAAVASGLTSLTTGASRIFEGGEVNQTVVEMERGFLFLMAVSDGSALAVLAAPDSDIGLVGYEMALLVDRAGAVLTPALRAELQGSLLH, from the coding sequence ATGAGCCAGGCCGCACAGAACCTGAACTGGCTGATCACCAATTTCGTGGACAACACCCCCGGGGTGTCGCACACGGTGGTGGTCTCCGCGGACGGCCTCCTGCTGTGCATGTCCGAGGGTTTCCCCCGCGACCGCGCGGACCAGCTCGCCGCCGTCGCCTCCGGCCTCACCTCCCTCACCACCGGCGCCAGCCGGATCTTCGAGGGCGGCGAGGTCAACCAGACCGTGGTCGAGATGGAGCGGGGCTTCCTCTTCCTGATGGCCGTCAGCGACGGCTCCGCCCTCGCCGTCCTCGCCGCCCCCGACTCCGACATCGGCCTGGTCGGCTACGAGATGGCCCTCCTCGTCGACCGCGCCGGCGCGGTCCTCACCCCCGCACTCCGCGCAGAACTCCAGGGCAGTCTCCTGCACTGA
- a CDS encoding DUF742 domain-containing protein: MTPPSNPAGSYGNGYGSGYGGQQSDGYEQQPLVRPYAMTGGRTRPRYQLAIEALISTTGSAERTGGLLPEHARIVNLCREVKSIAEISALAGVPLGVARILVADLAEAGLVAIHQPAAAGESGGTPDVTLLERVLSGLRKL; encoded by the coding sequence ATGACCCCGCCTTCGAATCCCGCCGGCTCGTACGGCAACGGGTACGGCAGCGGCTACGGCGGGCAGCAGTCCGACGGCTACGAGCAGCAGCCGCTGGTCCGCCCGTACGCGATGACCGGTGGCCGCACCCGACCGCGGTACCAGCTCGCGATCGAGGCCCTGATCTCGACCACCGGCTCCGCCGAGCGGACCGGTGGCCTGCTGCCCGAGCACGCCCGGATCGTCAACCTCTGCCGGGAGGTCAAGTCCATCGCGGAGATCTCCGCGCTCGCCGGTGTCCCGCTCGGTGTCGCCCGGATCCTCGTGGCCGACCTGGCCGAGGCCGGTCTCGTCGCCATCCACCAGCCCGCCGCCGCGGGCGAGTCGGGCGGAACGCCCGACGTCACGCTGCTCGAAAGGGTCCTCAGTGGACTTCGCAAGCTCTAA